Proteins encoded by one window of Fusarium graminearum PH-1 chromosome 1, whole genome shotgun sequence:
- a CDS encoding bifunctional purine biosynthesis protein ADE17: MSSQQKIAIVSVYDKTGLLDLAKGLVQQNVRILASGGTSKMIRESGFPVEDVSAITKAPEMLAGRVKTLHPAVHAGILARDLASDEKDLADQNINKVDYVICNLYPFKDTVAKINVSIPEAVEEIDIGGVTLIRAAAKNHKRVTILSDPNDYAGFLKELEKGDVTESSRNRYALKAFEHTADYDAAISQFFRKEYAGNGDQYSALRYGANPHQKPAAAYVSEGNLPFKVLGGSPGYINLLDALNAWPLVKELHKALGKPAAASFKHVSPAGAAIGLPLTEEEKKVYFVHDIEGIDESSLAQAYARARGADRMSSFGDMIALSDVVDVPTARIISKEVSDGVIAPGYEEAALEILKKKKGGRYLVLQIDPEYNPPATETRTVYGINLQQHRNDVEITPKHFNTIITPKDTASLPESAARDLTIATITLKYTQSNSVCYAYNGQVVGLGAGQQSRIHCTRLAGDKADNWWMRFHERVLGIKWKKGTKRPDKSNAIDLLVSGQLPKDGPEREAFEGVFEEVPAAFTAEEREAWMKQLKNVCVSSDAFFPFIDNVFRVSQSGVKYVAAPGGSQNDSAVFDTAEKLGITFVEQNIRLFHH, encoded by the exons ATGTCCTCTCAGCAGAAGATCGCCATCGTCTCGGTCTACGACAAGACCGGTCTGTTGGACCtggccaagggtcttgtccAGCAGAATGTTCGAATTCTCGCCTCTGGAGGCACCTCCAAGATGATCCGAGAGTCGGGCTTCCCTGTCGA GGACGTTTCCGCCATCACCAAGGCCCCTGAGATGCTTGCTGGTCGCGTCAAGACTCTGCACCCTGCCGTCCACGCTGGTATCTTGGCCCGTGACCTCGCCTCtgacgagaaggaccttGCCGAccagaacatcaacaaggtTGACTACGTCATCTGCAACCTCTACCCCTTCAAGGACACTgtcgccaagatcaacgtCAGCATCCCCGAGGCTGTCGAAGAGATCGACATTGGTGGTGTGACTCTCATCCGCGCTGCCGCCAAGAACCACAAGCGTGTTACCATCCTCAGCGACCCCAACGACTACGCTGGCTtcctcaaggagctcgagaagggCGATGTCACCGAGAGCAGCCGCAACCGATACGCCCTCAAGGCCTTCGAGCACACTGCCGACTACGATGCCGCCATCTCCCAGTTCTTCCGCAAGGAGTACGCTGGTAACGGCGACCAGTACAGCGCTCTCCGATACGGCGCCAACCCCCACCAGAAGCCTGCTGCCGCCTACGTTTCCGAGGGCAACCTTCCCTTCAAGGTCCTTGGTGGCTCTCCCGGTtacatcaacctcctcgaCGCCCTGAACGCCTGGCCTCTCGTTAAGGAGCTCCACAAGGCCCTTGGCAAGCCCGCCGCTGCCAGCTTCAAGCACGTTTCTCctgctggtgctgccatTGGTCTCCCTCTtactgaggaggagaagaaggtctACTTTGTCCACGACATTGAGGGCATTGACGAGTCCAGCCTCGCCCAGGCTTACGCTCGTGCCCGTGGTGCCGACCGCATGAGCAGCTTTGGCGACATGATTGCTCTCAGCGACGTCGTTGATGTTCCTACTGCTCgcatcatctccaaggagGTCTCTGACGGTGTCATTGCTCCTGGCTACGAAGAAGCCGCtcttgagatcctcaagaagaagaagggtggcCGATACCTCGTCCTTCAGATCGACCCTGAGTACAACCCTCCCGCTACTGAGACCCGCACTGTCTACGGTATCAACCTCCAGCAGCACCGTAACGATGTTGAGATCACTCCCAAgcacttcaacaccatcatcaccccCAAGGACACTGCTTCCCTCCCCGAGAGCGCTGCTCGTGACCTTACCATCGCCACCATCACTCTCAAGTACACTCAGAGCAACTCTGTGTGCTACGCCTACAACGGACAAGTCGTTGGTCTCGGTGCTGGACAGCAGTCCCGAATTCACTGTACCCGACTTGCCGGTGACAAGGCTGACAACTGGTGGATGCGATTCCACGAGCGTGTTCTCGGCATCAAGTGGAAGAAGGGTACCAAGCGTCCCGACAAGAGCAACGCCATCGACCTGCTCGTCAGCGGTCAGCTCCCCAAGGACGGTCCTGAGCGTGAGGCTTTCGAGGGTGTCTTTGAGGAGGTCCCTGCTGCCTTTACTGCCGAGGAGCGTGAAGCTTGGAtgaagcagctcaagaacGTTTGCGTTTCCAGCGATGCTTTC TTCCCCTTTATTGACAACGTCTTCCGCGTGTCTCAATCAGGAGTCAAGTATGTTGCTGCCCCTGGAGGCAGCCAGAACGACTCTGCTGTCTTTGACACCGCTGAGAAGCTGGGCATTACCTTTGTTGAGCAGAACATTCGTCTGTTCCACCACTAA
- a CDS encoding phosphatidylinositol N-acetylglucosaminyltransferase GPI3 subunit — translation MTRRTYNIAMVSDFFFPQPGGIESHIYQLATKLVDRGHKVIIITHAYDDRKGIRYLTNGVKVYHVPFLVIYRAATFPTVFSFFPIFRNICIRERIEIVHGHGSLSSLCHEAILHARTMGLRTVFTDHSLFGFADAGTILTNKLMKFILSDVDHSICVSHTCKENTVLRASLDPVMVSVIPNAVVAENFRPKDVPALPSPLGTSFNTEAPLYPPPQRIGPRDTITIVVISRLFYNKGTDLLIASIPRVLENHPNTRFIIAGSGPKAIDLEQMIETNVLQDRVEMLGPIRHEEVRDVMVRGHIYLHPSLTEAFGTVIVEAASCGLYVVCTAVGGIPEVLPSHMTTFAKPEEDDVVLATSKAISAIRAGKIRTEKFHEQVKKMYSWQNVAMRTERVYDGISGTISEDEFYGVDTSGYGSRIRNFALIDRLKRYYGCGIWAGKLFCLCCVVDYLFFLFLEWWFPRDNIDICPDWPRKRPADDDASSKKAAHSNRSSTSQGASKLE, via the exons atgacacGCCGCACATACAACATCGCCATGGTTAGCGATTTCTTCTTCCCGCAACCAGGAGGCATCGAATCTCACATTTACCAACTCGCCACAAAGCTCGTCGACCGCGGCcacaaggtcatcatcatcacacaCGCCTACGACGATCGCAAGGGCATCCGCTATCTCACCAACGGTGTCAAGGTCTACCACGTTCccttcctcgtcatctacCGCGCCGCCACTTTTCCCACCGTCTTCTCATTCTTTCCCATCTTTAGAAATATATGCATTCGTGAGCGCATTGAGATTgttcatggccatggaagtcTCAGCAGTCTTTGCCATGAGGCCATCTTGCATGCTCGCACAATGGGCTTGAGAACTGTCTTTACCGATCACTCTCTCTTTGGGTTTGCAGATGCGGGTACAATTCTCACCAACAAACTCATGAAATTCATTCTGAGTGACGTTGATCACAGTATCTGTGTGAGCCATACCTG CAAAGAAAATACAGTGCTTCGTGCATCTCTTGACCCAGTCATGGTCTCCGTCATACCCAACGCTGTTGTCGCTGAGAACTTTCGCCCAAAAGATGTTCCCGCGTTACCCTCCCCTTTAGGAACCTCTTTCAACACAGAAGCACCTCTCTATCCTCCACCACAGCGAATTGGACCTCGTGATACTATCACTATTGTTGTCATCTCCCGCCTCTTCTATAATAAGGGTACAGATCTGCTGATCGCCTCTATCCCACGCGTGCTTGAGAATCACCCAAACACACGCTTCATCATTGCAGGTTCAGGTCCTAAAGCTATTGATCTTGAGCAAATGATCGAAACCAACGTCCTTCAAGACCGCGTCGAAATGCTTGGTCCCATCCGCCACGAAGAAGTTCGCGATGTCATGGTTCGCGGCCACATCTACCTCCACCCTTCTCTTACAGAAGCTTTTGGAACTGTTATTGTAGAGGCCGCCAGTTGTGGGCTCTATGTCGTATGTACTGCGGTTGGCGGTATCCCTGAAGTTCTCCCTTCGCACATGACAACATTTGCCaaaccagaagaagacgacgtTGTTCTCGCCACAAGCAAAGCAATCAGCGCAATACGCGCCGGCAAGATTCGCACTGAGAAATTCCACGAACAAGTCAAAAAGATGTACTCGTGGCAGAACGTCGCCATGCGCACGGAGCGTGTGTATGATGGCATATCAGGGACTATTTCAGAAGACGAGTTCTACGGCGTCGATACTTCCGGCTACGGTAGCCGCATCCGGAATTTCGCTCTCATTGATCGCTTAAAACGCTACTATGGCTGCGGTATCTGGGCAGGCAAGttattttgtctttgctgtgtCGTGGATtacctcttctttctgttcCTCGAGTGGTGGTTCCCAAGGGACAATATCGATATCTGTCCTGACTGGCCTCGCAAGCGGCCcgccgatgacgatgccagCTCGAAAAAGGCCGCACACAGTAATCGGTCAAGCACATCTCAAGGGGCTTCGAAACTGGAATAa